The sequence GCCTGGTACGCACAGAGAGCCTCCCACTCAGACTCCAAACGAGTCTTATTTTTCAGGTGGTCCTCCATATACGCCTAAAGAAACGTACAGGATATTCTGTGAGTCTTGTGCCATTATCCAGTGGTGAAAGATAATTTAATAACCCTCAATGAAATGGAAACTTAAAGGGAATTGTAAATAGTATGGGgtcagtatgtgtgtttttttttttaaagaaattaatttatttcagaaatgtattttaatggttgctgaaaattcagctttaccatcacaggaataaatttaattggAAAATATACAACTAGAAAGTTATTTcactactgtaataaatgtaattcactattgtaattatattacacaatattttaagctttcactgttttttttattattaactaaatgcAGCCATGGCAaggataagagacttctttcaaaaacatgaaaaaaattaatgacaacaaattctaacaaattttatattaacaaatatatttaaattttaaattagacACAACCCaccaacaaacaataacattatatttattttatttttttacacaccaaatatatttgtgcattttaattttcataaaatattaatgaacttCATTGGTCATTACTCGCTCTAATAACTATtacaactgaaataataatacatttaataaaatacatttaatacaatttttttcacttaattttagggtttattgtttgttttactttaacccttttattgtatttaacaaGACCATGCATAATGATACatccaatgaaaaaaaagttcttaatgTTTGTGAGTGAAGATATAAGCTTTAACATGGCACCAGTTGTCACTGAATAAAGCCATCTGTGttgcattttcaaacttttacaATGTTCTCATGTTTTGGTTTAAGCATGTACCAGTATCATGTGACCAGTAGAGATGTCCATGTTGGAATGGGCGGGCTCTTCACTCCAGGAGGAGGTGCTAGTGCGTGCAGAGGGGCTTGGCATCGGGCCGTCACTCAGCTGAGATGACACACTATTTATACGAGAAGAATGAATAGGATCTGGCTTCTCTACAGGAGGCTTTACTGCCATTCGCTGCCTACACAGTTCCTAGGGAGAAAGAGATTGAAATCTCATATCAATCAAAGAAATAATCTCAAACAAGCAgccctgcgcacacacacacacacacatgcgctctTTGGTACCTGGTAGGTAGCAGTGGCGTCAGTGGTAGGGTCAGAGCCAAGGTTGGTGAGCTTCTCTTTGAGTTTGTGATGAGAGCGATGACGCAGACAGTAGACCACGCTGGATGCTATTAACACTCCAGTTATACAGATGATGGAAATCACAGTCAGAATCAGAAACTTCAGAGACTCAGAGCGACTGTACTTAGTGGGAATCTGATTCAGTTTGCTCCTctagaaagaaacagaaagacaagttaaaatacatttctttaatgtGAAAGAAATTTGaaagtgcatttattttcagAAGTCTGTGatatatacatagagagagagagagagagagagagagagagagagagagaagaggatgcTACAGTTGTGGTCTAAGTACAAATATGGTATTGGTTTTGTTCTATTTTCCCCAGACACTGGCAGAAAACAGTGGAGAACCTCTAGGCATCCTTTTGAAGGTCACTCAGATCCTAATGTGAACTTGGGGAGCTTCATTTTACATTTCAAGTGTCTCAAAACCTTATGTTAGTAGATAAACCATTAAGTCTTAAGCTTTCTTGCAGGACTTATGGGCTCTATTTTGCAATTTTCTTGAAtaactttttttggggggttctCCATTTAAGGTTACACCAGTGCAGTCATTTGAAtaactctaattttttttttttttttttttttacatggatttGATTACCAGtagttattatacagtatattttaaacattcaaattacAGAAttgtattttgttctgtttgaacATTAACTTATGTTACCTTATTACCTTAAAAATGGGAATATCAAATCCTTGgagaaaaatgacaaagaaatgaaaaaagtggAAAGAATCTtacatcagtgactccagcctcTACAATCTTGACTCTACAATCTTTCTCCAGTTCATCCTTTCGATGGCCTGATACAAGAGAAGAATCAGAATCAGTGGAGATCAGAGTACTTATAAATCTGAACAGAGACATTCATGAAAGAGCTCATCTTGTATAGCATGTGCATAGTTAAGTCTCACTAAACTAACCTGCCAAATTAGCCACATCCGCTGTAGTGATGTTCTGAGCATTTGAACGGACCTGAAATGTCACAGCTGGACTAACAACACTATACAAATGGCAAAAGAACAGCAAATTATTTTGAGGAATCATGTCAGtgtccaaaaaatattaaatatacccTCTAGTGTTTAACCATAAAACTTATGAATACaataaactgtgtttttaaaaactgaaaagtcATCCATTAAATTATTTTCAGACCATAAACCTGTCAGAACTTACAGGTCATGATGAAAAGTGTGATGTACATTCAAGTGAATTGaattataaagaaagaaagaaatgtaggGTGGAAACTTGGTTCTGTCCATTGGTTATTGatgaatggaggcagatctgaatgtaaGCTTATAGTCTGTTGTTTCCCCAGAGGATCGAATTAggatattttagtttaaatatacaaagtaaatcatttttaaaagataaaacataCAGTTTATAACACTACTACTAGGATTTAAATATGCCTACCAATATTGCCTTAACTATATTATTCTCAACTTAAATTCTAAATTTACTATTATATTCAACAGTGCAAGCTATTGTAATTTgagaaataataaatgatgacTCACGAGAGCTCTGAGAAATCAGTCATTTGAATCTTCGCTTTACGAGCCACCAACTCCATCAGACACAAACCCTTATCAGTGGAAAGATTTCTGAaccagaaagagagaaaaatttttttttaaagagctctTAAAAAACTATTAATTCTAATGCAATCAAATCATAAAAGTgagtaaaatacaaaattatttattaaaaatctatttaaatatacaataatactTAATTatcaaaaatcagcatattagaatgatttctgagtaATCATGTAACattgaagacaggagtaatgatgctgaaaattcagctctcccataacaggaataaattacattttaaaatatatataaaatattatatttaaatggtaaaaatgtaaatgtttttttcatattactgtttttactgaatttttattttgtttttttttaataaatgtagacATAGTGTGTGGGAATTTTTCCAAATGCTCATCAATGTCTATACTTTACATTGTAACAGTGTTGCTCATATTCTGATCTAATGTTTGCCAATATTGTGTAGACAGAAACTGCCCAATAAAAGACACTGAATTTAACTGAGAGAGAATGGGTGTAAATGTCACATGTAAATATCTCACTCTGTATCAGTAATAATGTATCCGTAGATGTCATTTTTAGCGTTGCTCTGGACATCCAACTGAAGATCCTGTACTTTCATGTCCTTACGGTGCGGTGCAGGGTTTTCCTTCAGAGCAGAGGAGGGCGCTATAGCTGCTGCCTGGACCCAGCCTTCTACCTCCTCCACTCTCTCTATGGCCTTTTTCTGCATCCCCACCTCTCGGTGCGTTGTTCGGCTATGAACCGTCTCCACAGACACACCCCGCCCCTTATCAACAGGTTCAGGTTCTGAGCTGGAGGTTTTATCCAGGTACTCCATCAGCTTTCCTAAAAAGCCCACATCCTGCTAAAACAGGAAGTAAACACAGGCGGAATATAAATCCATCCTTAAAGGAAATTCATTGCatagtatttgttattttaatttatttaactgaaatgtATTTCAACAAATCCCCTGCAGGAAAATCTGAAAAGTCATACTAAATCAAGCTGGTTTTTGGAAAATTAAACtagattataaattatatagattattCTACTGGcagccaatcaatcaatcaatcaatcaatcaatctatcaatctatcaatctatctatctatctatctatctatctatctatctatctatcttattaattaatttttttttttcctttttccaagTCATTTGTTGGGTCTTTCAACTACTTTCAAACTACTTTCTTactaaattgaataaatatttctttataggTTTACAGATTTAACCTTAGGAGTGGgaagaaaatgtttgtatttgtgtacTGGCATGAAGTATATTTCTGACCTAATACAACCAACACTAGCGCTACCTTGTTGTCCATAGTTCTCTTCTCGTCCACTACTGTCTGTCCCTCTGAAAGAGAAACATCACGATCATTATAAATGCTTGTCTATGTATGATTGACAGCTTTGCTTCAGAAGATGTTACCTGTCACAGGCGGGATGGTTCGGACTGTCTTTTGAGTGACCGATGAACTTTCCTCATTCTCTTCTCTCTGATTCTGAGCACTGTCTTCAGGGGCTTGATCCATTTCATAACTCTCAGGATGCTGGTCCTCATATTGCATGTCTTCTGCCTCGTCCTCAGGACTCTGCTGTGTCTCCAGGTCTCTGGGCATTTCTCCTTGACCTGCCTGCTTGTCCGCCACCTGCAGAGCGTCCATGATATAAACAGCAAGCTTATCCAGGTCTGCTGCCTTCAGACTCTTCACATCCCCACTGTGCCTTCCCACGTTCCGCAGATCTTTCCAGATGAAGGATTCTGTGAAGaagttaatattatttcacattaaaatctgGAGGATATTTGATGATCTGATTATTGTTGAAATATAGAAATGCTTTTCTGAGGGTCAGTCTCCAAAGCATtctgatttttgattttatacttttatattatttgctCCACATgccaaaaaagattttaaaattatttactgcATTATCATGAGGCAACATCATGCAATAGATGGTTGGTGGTGAATTTATGTATTACTTTGTGTCACTAGTGAAATAGCAAAAAAACTCAGTCTCTTCACATTAAACTGGGATAggagtatttttaatttttctaataaattaattaaaaattacgtACTGAAACATTGAATTTTAgcctgttcttcacacaaagctatcattgGGATTTTAATAGTCTAGTTTGAACTTCTTCTGTGGTACTCCTTGCTACTTTATTGTCCTTTATAGAGCTGTATAGGCAAATTTTAGGCTACATTTGTATTCTGTTAATgatctccttttgtttttcacagaaaaaaggaagtcatacaggtttagataacacaagtaaatgatgacagataagGTGAACAGGTGCAAGAAGGAAGAGAAAACAACATCATACCATCCACGGGTGTAAGAGAGTCACTAGCGGAAGACTTTGTTGATCCATCTTTTAAGTAGAGTCGGTCCGCTCTGGATCTGTCCCCCATATCAAGCTGAGGCGATTTGTTCTTGGAAAGATACTTCTGAAGAGCGGCTGTAAACAGGTCTGACCTCTCTTCCTGCTGGGGAACTTGTGCCACATCGCTCTGGTATCGGATGAGGTGAGGGTAGGACTGTGACTGAAAGGGCACCTCTGCAATGAACTGAGGAGGGGAGGAGTCACTTTCAGGCCGTGGTTCTCCAGAGCGATAATATTTCAGCTCCGCCCCCTACACAGGATGAACATACACATTTAAACCACTATCATCTATTATAATAAGTAAATCACACTTGCtgtgtttatgcatttagcaaatttaatcaattttacaATTCAGCCtgtcatgttaataatttagCATATCGTCGGGCCTAAAGACAAGatttcttttcacttttatttgatAAACAATTCTACTACTGTGTTCAGTCACCACTTGATGCCCAATGTAAATCTCTGACCTAATGCAAAACCAAAAGCACAGCCCTAGGACATACACACCTTGCTCACTTTGTGTGCTGATTTTGGTAGCAGTCCCAGGTCCTGCAGGTATTTCAGGGTCTTCCTAACCTCAGCCTCGGATGATTTCATTCTCCTGTCTCCAACAGCAGTCCCATAACCCTGCGGCCTGTCAAAATATCAAGACATGAATCACAGGTAATAATCAGAGATAACTTGCATCTTCTGTAAAGCTCCTTTGAAACTTGTAAAATAGGATAAACTGTGCTGCTAAACCTTACTCAGAGGACAGTTTTTATCGAGAAATTGCTCATATCAGTTATGTGTAACTTTTACTCAGATAAACTGATCTAACTGAACTGAGAATAGACTATACCGTAAAAAGCTATTAAATTAAAGTGTTGAGTATAGTAGATGATTTGGTTTAGGATTCCCAAGAAGAATGGTCATACCAAAATCTCTCACTTTGACTTTGACTGGTATCACAGCAAATCTGAGTACAGGGTGTGAGATTATTGATTTTCTACAACTCTGTTTGagacaaaatctttttttgcagGAGAAAAGTAGAAGAATTAAGCAAACGTctccattttatttcttttaagataTTAACGTCACcattaaatcaaaattgacaattcttattaggggccaagcaccgaaggtgcttaggcacctattgtatccatttgcaagattttttttacttcCGCTGCAAGTCTATGGAAGCGCATAGAACTGCTTGCGGGAAAgatgtgaaatttggcacactgatagaggacactGAGAAAAgttaccatagcaaatttggaatctctaactcaaactctctagtgCCACCACTTGTCtaaactttcaaaaacttttatgctaataacttttgaactgtaagccacaaaattaaaattcttttttcctctgattccttggATAATGCCGATTCGAAAGGACACCAAAATGCAAAAATcgtaaggtttagttttttcgctattttcaattgttcgtaAAAACTGCTTTATCGAACTCGTCCTAGGCCGTTGAACTGATTGTCACAAAAATTGaaccagatcatcttcagaccacgctggcaaaaagttatgtaTTTCAAGTTGATTAGTCATACCATTTCCGAGTAGCATGTGAATGATTTCTTTTCGAAAAGCATGCAAAAGtggatgtgaggctatatctctgcaacgGTTTGgcctattgagaccaaacttggtgtgtgttataacaagcatgacctgagactacctgcagtgtttcggcactgtgccccctagtggtcaggagatatgaaaaattcatatttttgctcataacttcTAAATGCTTGAGCCATTTTcaattatgttctaaaatgctgtattttacgaatgcattagcgtatcgttacggaactaattacaaaaatcttcggcTCCATACCCTCATGGTACTCAAAAATTTTGGGGAGTTGTATCTCtgtaaaggtttgacatatttacaccaaactttgtatgtgccattgtcacctcacactgaccacggcacatcagtttggtaacagcgccacctattggccaAGAGTGTTATGCAGAGAACATCAATACCATTTTTGAATTTATTGGTTTGTTattaacttttgattgcattaggctattgtaatgaaactggtctcaaaatattccttgggttgTGTCGACAACATATATACCAATTTTCGCTGAGAAAATCTGAactccctgtccgccattttgataaaaagttatgcatttcgtGTCGATTGACAAAATCATTTTCGTACAGCACCATTACAAATTTTAGACATTGTGCCAAAATGAGTCTGAGGCTATATCTTTgtgaagctttgacataatgacaacaaactttgtgtctgccattgtcacctcacacagaacacaccaagaTGATTTGATTACAACGCCACTTGTTGGAAAAAAATGATAAGCCATTTAGTCATATTACTAGAGGTTGAATTTAAtactcattgttgcatttggtctgatgctccatgccatgcttaacTCCTAattttgccgctggagtgcttggccccgtaattgctgcttgcagctatattttttaaaggggggctacaatggtgtttcgtgtattcagagttgttcacagtgttaaagagatggattctcatgctaaacatggccaaagtttaaaaaaataatttggacgaatgatagagaatttctgtgccgaaaatcttacttccgggttggtacaagtttcggcTGGTTTTTTCCGATCGTGGCGATGTCTCCAAATaggtgtgtttttggatgtgagggaaagtttaccgtgttcagcttcgcaaagaacccagcgttacacgaacagtggatgcagtttgtttttccggggcagcaacggagtgtagcaagtgcttttgtgtgttctcgtcatttcagtgactaatgttttataaacaaggcccaggtcgacgctggatttgcacattgtttgctattaaaacatggagcggtcccagtgataaaagaccccattcatgtaagtacaactgcatcagatttctgtcttttgttggaaatccgcacataagtgaatatatgttaatggaaacaacacgaaACGTCAGTATTATAGTTCCacccacggcacgcctccaggagctcggctttttccgAAGAAaatcggaaagctgtatttttcttttataattatgataaaactaaagactttttggagatatgaaggatgcagtaccactctataggtactcaagattaacatgagattagatgaaactgtgtatgttatgtaccctttaatgGAATACTGCAGATTTCATtatgatttatctgtgcacattattttttaaaaatctatgttCCCTCGTAACCTTTAACAAAACATTTGGTCTCTTTTACTAACTGTGCTTGAAATCTGCCTACAAACATTTTCACAAGCAAATCAATGTTCATCAATGACTTTTGCAcgaaaaattatttgaaaacttATGGGAAAATTTAGGAACatctaaaaccacacacacacacacacacaaaatttccAAATGCTGAGTAGCGCTATAAACGTCTTaagattacattttatacatacacacatacatacatacatgcatatatatatatatatatatatatatatatatatatatatatatatatatatgcaacagtTATTCTGGTTCTCTTTTCCAGCGTTGCGATATCCCAGTAATATCAGCACTCTAACCATTTCagtttgtgtatatttgtgtgtgtgtgtgtgtgtgtgtgtgtgtgtgtgtgtgtatatatatatatatatacatatatgtgtagtAAGAAAAGGTGCATTATAGTTCGAGATCTTAGTTTATTCTGCAGATAAGTCAATATACAGCTGGCTTATACAGTTAGAGCTctgtataaaaagtttttatttgtttttgagctGGTTTTGAGGATGGTAGCATACTTGAGGTTCTTGTTAAATGTCTCTAAGGTAAGTGAGCGTCCTCAGCATCATACATTTTCTGAGAAAGATCAAAAGCCATaaagtttctttcagttgtgtGGAAAGCCCTTATATGGAGTTGGTTTGGGTGTGGTTTATGCAAATGATTTCTCATTTGTGATGTTTCCTTCCTATAAGTGTGCAAACTAACTGGcgaatattagtgttttttaccTTGGCTCTGGTAATGGTAGGGAAACTTTGCGTAGTTTTGAGAACTCGTTTGATAAAACTTGTTGTGTGACATCATCTTCCCAAGACAACCCTGCAAGGACAGAATGAAAGCAGAAGATTTTGACTCATCTTACATTAa is a genomic window of Cyprinus carpio isolate SPL01 chromosome B2, ASM1834038v1, whole genome shotgun sequence containing:
- the LOC109052548 gene encoding receptor-type tyrosine-protein phosphatase N2-like isoform X2 — its product is MESFHLFLTILALRAGLASAADQKFGCLFEKGLCLNYEVCLNDGMFGRCEAAPLTAVYTYDVTAATVQRFRTLLQKLAHRGLSWEDDVTQQVLSNEFSKLRKVSLPLPEPRPQGYGTAVGDRRMKSSEAEVRKTLKYLQDLGLLPKSAHKVSKGAELKYYRSGEPRPESDSSPPQFIAEVPFQSQSYPHLIRYQSDVAQVPQQEERSDLFTAALQKYLSKNKSPQLDMGDRSRADRLYLKDGSTKSSASDSLTPVDESFIWKDLRNVGRHSGDVKSLKAADLDKLAVYIMDALQVADKQAGQGEMPRDLETQQSPEDEAEDMQYEDQHPESYEMDQAPEDSAQNQREENEESSSVTQKTVRTIPPVTEGQTVVDEKRTMDNKDVGFLGKLMEYLDKTSSSEPEPVDKGRGVSVETVHSRTTHREVGMQKKAIERVEEVEGWVQAAAIAPSSALKENPAPHRKDMKVQDLQLDVQSNAKNDIYGYIITDTENLSTDKGLCLMELVARKAKIQMTDFSELSVVSPAVTFQVRSNAQNITTADVANLAGHRKDELEKDCRVKIVEAGVTDRSKLNQIPTKYSRSESLKFLILTVISIICITGVLIASSVVYCLRHRSHHKLKEKLTNLGSDPTTDATATYQELCRQRMAVKPPVEKPDPIHSSRINSVSSQLSDGPMPSPSARTSTSSWSEEPAHSNMDISTGHMILAYMEDHLKNKTRLESEWEALCAYQAEPNATTMGQRDGNVKKNRASTVIAYDHCRITLKAENNQGNSDYINASPIMDHDPRNPAYIATQGPLPSTVADFWQMVWESGCVVIVMLTPLTENGVKQCYHYWPDEGSNLYHIYEVNLVSEHVWCEDFLVRSFYLKNMQTNETRTVTQFHYHTWLNDQTPETSQTLLDFRRKVNKCYRGRSCPVIVHCSDGAGRTGTYILIDMVLNKMAKGAKEIDIAATLEHLRDQRPGMVQTKDQFEFALTTVAEEVNAILKILPQ
- the LOC109052548 gene encoding receptor-type tyrosine-protein phosphatase N2-like isoform X1, whose protein sequence is MESFHLFLTILALRAGLASAADQKFGCLFEKGLCLNYEVCLNDGMFGRCEAAPLTAVYTYDVTAATVQRFRTLLQKLAHRGLSWEDDVTQQVLSNEFSKLRKVSLPLPEPRPQGYGTAVGDRRMKSSEAEVRKTLKYLQDLGLLPKSAHKVSKGAELKYYRSGEPRPESDSSPPQFIAEVPFQSQSYPHLIRYQSDVAQVPQQEERSDLFTAALQKYLSKNKSPQLDMGDRSRADRLYLKDGSTKSSASDSLTPVDESFIWKDLRNVGRHSGDVKSLKAADLDKLAVYIMDALQVADKQAGQGEMPRDLETQQSPEDEAEDMQYEDQHPESYEMDQAPEDSAQNQREENEESSSVTQKTVRTIPPVTEGQTVVDEKRTMDNKQDVGFLGKLMEYLDKTSSSEPEPVDKGRGVSVETVHSRTTHREVGMQKKAIERVEEVEGWVQAAAIAPSSALKENPAPHRKDMKVQDLQLDVQSNAKNDIYGYIITDTENLSTDKGLCLMELVARKAKIQMTDFSELSVVSPAVTFQVRSNAQNITTADVANLAGHRKDELEKDCRVKIVEAGVTDRSKLNQIPTKYSRSESLKFLILTVISIICITGVLIASSVVYCLRHRSHHKLKEKLTNLGSDPTTDATATYQELCRQRMAVKPPVEKPDPIHSSRINSVSSQLSDGPMPSPSARTSTSSWSEEPAHSNMDISTGHMILAYMEDHLKNKTRLESEWEALCAYQAEPNATTMGQRDGNVKKNRASTVIAYDHCRITLKAENNQGNSDYINASPIMDHDPRNPAYIATQGPLPSTVADFWQMVWESGCVVIVMLTPLTENGVKQCYHYWPDEGSNLYHIYEVNLVSEHVWCEDFLVRSFYLKNMQTNETRTVTQFHYHTWLNDQTPETSQTLLDFRRKVNKCYRGRSCPVIVHCSDGAGRTGTYILIDMVLNKMAKGAKEIDIAATLEHLRDQRPGMVQTKDQFEFALTTVAEEVNAILKILPQ